CCGCTTCCATTGACATTGGCTCCAATACGATTCGCCTGCTCATCGGCGAAGAAACCGGAGCCGCCAATTTTCGCCAGCTCGATTCTCTGCGCGCAATCACCCGGCTGGGCGAGGGCATGGATACCGAGAAACGCTTATTGCCGCATCGCATCGACGCCACCCTGAAGGCGCTCGCGGAATTTCGCGCCTGTTGCCAGTCCTATGGCGACATGCCCATCCTTGCCGTAGCCACCAGCGCCGTACGCGAAGCGAACAACCGCGCTGAGTTTTTGCGCCGAGCCAAAGAAGAGGCGGGAGTGGAAATTAAAATCATCCCCTGGGAGGAAGAGGCGCGATTGACGCTCACCGGCGTTTTCCAGACCCTGCCGAACACCGGTAAAACGGCGCTGGTGTTCGACATCGGCGGCGGCAGTACGGAATTCATTCTCTGCGAAAACGGCGAAGCCGTTCAAAGCGTCGGCACCCGCCTGGGCGTAGTGCGCCTGACCGAACGCTTCATCACAAAGCACCCGGTCGTCGAGACGGAATACGCCGCGCTGGATGAATTTTTGAGCCATGAACTCGGCGAGGTGAAACGCCAACTCAACGCCTTCGATCCTCAACTGACGATCGGAACGGCGGGCACCGTAACGACCCTCGCCGCAATCGACGGCAATATCGTTCCCTACGACCCGGCGAAAATACACGGTTATGAAATTCCGCTGGAGCGGATCGAGGCCATACAAAACAGATTAAAATCGCAAACGCTGGAACAGAGGATTCTACTGCCTGCGCTGGAAAAAGGCCGGGAAGACCTGATCATCGCCGGAGTGGCCATCACGCTGAACGTACTCAAAACCTTTTCAACCCCTCTGTTGACTGTCAGTGAAAACGGCCTGCGCGAAGGTATTCTGCTGGAAGCGCTGAAAACGGCCTGACCCGAGCTAAAATAGCTCAACAAAGGTTCCAGAGGGCTTCAAATCATCATTTAATTTGAAACGAAGGACAAGTTAAGGTAATCTTAACAACTTCACATTCAACAGCTTCAGTGAACCAAAAACCGTTAAAAATCCATTGATCAATCTTTTACATTTTCAATAGCCATGAGCTCCCAAAAAACCATCAAAGCCAGAAAGTCACCCGCTAAAAAAACCAAAACCAGCGCCAAGCAACCCATCATGAAAGGTCGCGACATCATCGTCAAATCCCTTGAAAATGAAGGCGTGGAAGTGGTCTTTGGCTATCCCGGCGGCACCTCTATGGAAATCCATCAAGGACTGACTCTGAGCAAGAAGATTCGTATGGTTCTGCCTCGCCACGAACAAGGCGGTTCTTTCGCCGCTGGCGGCTACGCGCGATCCACAGGAAAAGTGGGAGTGTGCATGGCGACTTCCGGTCCCGGAGCGCTCAATCTCCTGACAGGGATCATGGATGCGAAAATGGACTCCATTCCGCTGATTGCGATCACCGGACAGGTTCCCTCGCCCGTTCTTGGTAGCGATGCGTTTCAGGAAACCGACATCATGGGTTCCACTTTTCCACTGGTGAAACACAGCTACCTGATTCAGGACATCAACGAAATTCCCCGCGTGATTCATGAAGCGGTGACGATTGCGACCACCGGTCGCCCCGGTCCGGTCCTGATCGACATTCCCAAGAATGTTCAGCAACAGGAAACGGTTCCAAATTTTGAAGTCGAATTCAACTGCCCCGGTTACAAACCCAATTTGACGCCGTCGCCGTTTCAGATCAAAAAAGCCGTGCACGCAATCCGGGAGGCGAAACGCCCCTTGATTTACGCAGGCGGCGGGATCATTTCAGGAGAAGCCTCCAAAGAATTACGCGAATTTGTCAAGAAAACCGGAATTCCCATCACGACTACTGTCATGGGCCTCGGGGCCTACCCCTCCGAAGACCCATTGTCGTTGCGCATGCTCGGCATGCACGGCGCCGTTTACGCTAACATCGCCATCAACCACGCCGACCTGGTCATCGCGCTGGGCATTCGCTTCGATGATCGTGTGACGGGGAAACTCTCTGAGTTTTGTAAGGACGCCCGCTTCATCCACGTCGATCTGGACCCGGCGGAGATCAATAAAAATATTGTGGTGGATATTCCGATTCAAGGCGACGTCAAACAGGCGCTGAAAATGATGAATGACCAGGTGAGCTTGAAAGACGATATCAAGCCCTGGATCAAACAAGTCAACGCCTGGAAAAAAGAATTTCCCTTCGACTACACGATTCACAAGGACGATATCGTTCCCCAGCATGTCATCACCGAACTGCGCAAGCTGGCGGACCCGGACGCCGTTTTATCGGTCGGCGTGGGACAACATCAAATGTGGTCCGCCCAATTCTGGGATTTCTACGAGCCGCGCCAATGGCTGTGTTCTTCCGGTTTGGGAGCGATGGGTTTTGGTCTGCCAGCGGCGATGGGAGCCCAGGTGGCCCTGCCCGATCGTCAAGTCATCAACATCGACGGCGACGGCAGTTTTCTGATGAATATTCAGGAGTTGCAGACCTGCAAAATTGAAAACATCCCGGTCAAAAACGTCGTCCTCAACAACGCCCATCTCGGCATGGTGGCGCAATGGGAAGATCGCTTCTATAAATCCCTGCGCGGCCACACTTTTCTGGGCGACGCCAATTTTGCCGAAATCGCGCACGCCTTTGGCATCAAAGCCGAAAGCATCAGCAAGCCGGAAGAAATCAAACCGGCTCTGAAGCGAATGCTCAAGCACAAGGGGCCCTATGTTCTGGACGTCAAGTACCCGTACAACGACAAGAGCCGCGGGCATGTTATGCCGATGATTCCTTCGAACCACACCTATTTGGACACTCTGCTGGATGAAAAACACTCCCTCAGAGAATACTGGAAAAAAAAGGGATTGGTCAAAGACTAGCCCATAGGGGATGAATCAAAAATGAAAAAGGCGACGTCGCTGGATAGCGACGCCGCCTTTTTTTATGGATCCCCTAGTTTTCTGTTCCAGCCATACCCGCTAGGCTGTACTCCGTATACGCCCGCTCAATATTGGCGTCGATCCAGTCATGTTGTTTCCAGTGAGCGTACCTTTCTTTGATCTTTGGACCTACGTTTTCCTGGGCCTCTTTCAAGCTATGGCCTTTCTGTATTTCATCCTTCACCCAGGTCCTCAGATTGATCAGGTAATGCTTCATGGCGATGACGATGGGTTTACCGCCCACTTCGCCGTGGCCGGGGATATAAGTTTCCGCGTGTAAATTCTCAAGATAATCCAGAGAATTGATCCAATCCTCCACATAAGCGTCGCCCATATACGGAATCTTTTGATTGAACACCAGGTCGCCGGTGATCACCGCCTGCATGTGCGGCATAAAGATGAAGGTGTCCCCATCCGTATGCCCGCGGCCCTGATGGTCCAGCCTCAAATGATAACCGCCCAGAAAAATTTCCAGCATGCCTTCGTAAACCAGATTGGGAGGCGTGACCTTGACCTCGTCCATGCCCGCAATGCCGAAGGTTTTGAATAGATCCAGATGCTCCTTGCCGCGCACGCCTGCGAGAAATCTATGGACGTTTTTATGAGCGATGATGGTTCGACCGTCGCGAAACACCTGATTGCCAAACACATGGTCGCCATGATGATGCGTGTTGATCGTATACACGACCGGTAAATCGGTGCGCTTGCTAATTTCGTCCATCACCGCCTGCGCCTCTTTCGGCGTCGTGCCGGTGTCGACCACAATCACGCCTTCGCTGGTGATGATGAAAGTGCTGTTCGAATCCACCCCGCCATGCGCTATCGTATAAATATTTGTAAGAGGGTTTGAAACATGAGGCGCCTTCGACTCATCCGCCCAGGCAACCGACGCCGCCATCACCAACCCAACAAGCAAACCTCTTACCGCTAACTGAACCATAACTGACCTCGCATCAAAAAAGGAATGAACAAATTTCAAACGGGAATGGGCGTTTGACGTCGCCAGCCCAAAGCCATTCTGCCGTTTGGATAAAACGTATTTTGTGCTATTTTAACCACATGACAGAACAAAAGAAAAACAAATATGATTTCCTGAATTACCTTCTCGGCGAAGGCGATGTGATGGTGTGCCTCGACGCCCGGAAAGACTGCGTCGATATTCCTAAAGATCATAAAAACAATCCCTCGCTCAGCCTGATCTTCAATCTGAATTTCCGCCGCCCCTTCGAGGTGACCCCCGAAGGAATTTACGCCACTCTCGCTTTTGGCGGGCGACCGCATAAATGTATCATCCCTTTTGAAGCCGTTTGGGCTATTTATGAACCGGGGCTGAAGCAAGGCCAGGTCTGGGAGGAAGATTTCCCCAAAGACATCGACCCCACGCAATACTCCGCAACAGCAATGCCCTCTTCGCAGAAAACAGGCGCCCCCGGTAGAAAAAAATCCCCGGCAAAGCCCGAAAAACCCAAAAGAGACCGGAGCCACCTGCGCGTCATTAAATAACAGCGCCCCGCTATTCCGAAATCCGCCTTTTATTGGCTGGAAAAAGGTAAAAATAAAGAAGAAACACCCTCAAAATTTCTTTTACAAAGCCCCTCCAATGCTTTACAATCAAGAAAGTTATTACCTATATTCACATACGTCGCCATAGGCTTCTGTATCCTGAATTGCAACTCATTTAAAATCAAAATATGGTGGGCGTAGCTCAGTTGGTAGAGTACTGGATTGTGGCTCCAGTTGTCGCGGGTTCAAGTCCCGTCGCTCACCCCATAATAATCACGCGCCTGTAGCTCAGCTGGATAGAGTTCCGGACTTCGAATCCGTAGGTCGCAGGTTCGAATCCTGCCGGGCGCATATTATTTCCTCGTAACGACTCGATGTTTTCTGACCCGACGCCGGTTCCAACAAATATTCAAACATCTGGGAATCACGCGCCTGGAATGCATCGCACTTCCGACCATTTACGAAGAACATTAAGGAGCTTGCCGAATGTCAATGCAATCTAAGAAGGCCTTATCCGTTCTGTTCACGTCTTTCTTGTTCCTTGCGCCGAGCGCGCAGGCGAACGAATTTCCAGTTCACATTTCTGGCGCCCAGGCGATCACGGAAACCGCTCTGGCCGATTTCGAATCCATGCAAAATGCTGTCGATCGGCAAATATTCGACAGCCACCTTTCCGGCTCGTCTTCGCCGTTCACCCTGCAAAGCATCACGCAACCGCAGTTAGGCGCAACCCATGCGGAGACCACTCGCAGCCTGTTGCCCTCAGAGTTGATCGAGCGACTCGATCTCAGCGAATCGCCCAGGGAAATACAAAGACGATCCTTGAAATCCGCGTATCAAATTGAAAACAGCAAAGGACTGGTGATGCAGTCTCTCACCGTCGCCGAATTGCAGAAAATCAATTTCCCGATTTCCAGACAACTCGCGTCTATCAAGTTTCCGCATCAGGGAATCATGCTCAGCCCCCTGCCCGCCGAAGCCTTGCAAAACCTGAACATCGTTGGAGCCACCGAAATTTCGGTCAGCCCGATGGGTTCCGACAGCCGCGGCGCTTATGTCCATCCATCTCTCAGCCCGGAGAATAAAAGCAATCCCCCGGGAATTGGCACGCCTTTCGGAACTAATGAAAAGCATTACCTGGCCCATGCCAACAAAGGTAAAGACGGTCACGAATACAAGCACGACTACAAAAAAGAAGGCAGTGGCTCGCATGGCAAAAGCTATTCTCACAAAGGAAGCGGACACAAGAGCTACTCTCATAAGGGAGAAGGTAGCGGGAGCAAAGCCTACAAAGGATCGCACGGTAAATCCTACAGCCACGGCAAATCTTACGGAAGCAAACACTCGCATGGCGGCAAGTTCAGCTCGCCCTTCGCGCATGTTCTCGCTTCCAAAGAGCTATTGGGCCTGACCGACGATCAGATCGACCAGATCAAAAACGCCGAATTCGAATACAAGAAAATCACCATGCGCGCCAGCACCGAGCACGACATCGCTCATATGGAACTGGACAAGCTGGTGCATAGCGGTGACACCAACGAGACCCGCATTCGCGAACTGGCAGACCTCATCAGCCAATCGAAAAGCAAAAAAATCCATGCGATGGCGGAAGCAAAAATCTCGATCCTGAAAATCCTGACTGACGAGCAACGGCAAAAAGTCAGTACGATGCACAGGAACCACTGAGCAACATAAAAAGATATCGGGGCGTGGCGCAGCCTGGCTAGCGTACCTGCTTTGGGAGCAGGGGGTCGGAGGTTCAAATCCTCTCGCCCCGACCAGTAATCAACCGTTGGATTCATAAGGGAAACCCCTTTTGGATTCAGCGGTTTTTTTGTTTTTTTAGCATTTCATCCAGATGGATAATCGCGCAATGAAAAGATTGCTTGTTTGACTTCTAGCGCAACCCGTCTATAAAGAAGCGACTATTTGTAGGCTTTTGCTATATATCGCGTGCGCGGAACAATTCCTTCGAGGGAGAAAGGGGGACGTCGAACGACATACTCTGTCCGCAACCAGCCCTGAAAACGCATATTTTCATCACCAACGATTTCCACCCGATAATATTGCCCACCCCCTGAGCTACCCTTTTCATTGCCGAGAATCATTACTTCCTTGCGCTCTTTAATTTTAATTATTTCCGGGGCGTCTTCTGATGGACTCAAGAGAAGTGGACAAGCCTCGCTTGTGTCTCCATAAACAAGTGTCGTCGCCTGAATTATTTCATGATTGCTAACCTTAAGCTCAACTCTAGAAAAACCTGCCTTAAGCAACATGGCTTTCAAGCAAGCCGGATTAGGACGCCACCATAAACCCGGGTGTGAGGCGTCGAAACGCATGGTCGGAACATCTGGCGTAATATCTGGATCACATACGGTTTCAATAATCGCATAGCCTTGAGTAACTGACGCTAAATTGACCAAAGCGGTATAGGGATCAGGCAAATGATATAAGACTGCGATACATAGGACGACATCAAACATTCCGCACGCTTTCCTGTGAAATATCGTACACGCTTAAGGTTTTAGAATGTACGTTAGAGCCAAGAAGTTTTTTAACGGTGAGAAACCCCATGTCCGATGAGCGAATCTGTCCCCACCAATCATGATCAAAATCCTGGATCGCCCAAATATCAGTTGCAAGTACCTTGAATGCCCCTCGACGCTCGCACTCAAAAGATAACAATCCATCCCATGCACCCACATCCAAAACGGTCAATCCTGTCAAGTCTCCATCAAGAGGCAATTCTTCAACGTATTCCATGCCACGCCATCCCGGAGTTGAGAAATCCTTACCATCTAATGAAATTCGGTGACGCCAAAAAGGAACCTGATTAAGAAAATTCTGAGCAACCTCTCAGTCAACCTTCAAGGACAAGGGGATCATAAGTAAATATCTTTATAAGTGCGGTTATTATTTGAACAGGCTCATCATAATAAAATGCTTAAAAGATTGAAAGCAAGGTACAAAAATAATTGAAAGCATCATATGAAACATAAAAAAAATAAAAGAATAGACAAACCCGAAGGTTTACTCGCTCCAAATAAACCATTCTCCTTGCGAACAAGGCGATTTCAATCTAAAACGTCTCACGGATTCACCCACAATACCCTGCGCAAAAATCCCTTACCGCAAATCAATCCCGCCACTTGGACCAAAGACCTCTAACTTTTGCTTAGAACATTGCCGGAAGCCTGAATTTCATGAAAATTGTACAACCGATGCCGATCTGGAGTCTTGATAATATACAGCCCTACAATGGATGGCGCGAATTTGGCTATTTAATGAAAACCCCTTCCATATCCTGACTCCGGCTCCACCGGTCGGTCGATTCTATAACCACAATTATCCCGACTTGAAAAATTTCGCTTGGAAACAAACGCCAATTCATATTATGATAATGATTGTCATTATTATGAATAAGATCGATCACTAGAAGATTTTTGCCCAAAAACCCCATACAGCCTCCGATCTGGCCCTTTCGACAAAGCGCCTGGCGAAAAAATTAAATTTAAATGATTCTTTTTTTCAAAATGGGTAAGGGTTTTTCGCTCTCATACGTCTTATATAGGAAAGCCCCATTGCATAGCCATGTGTCGGGAAGAGTTTTTCTATTGAACTCAGGCTTTAATTTACGGTCTTGCGCCGTAGCTCTTGCCTGCTTCCCGTTGTTCCAGAAATCTGGAATTTTCGCAGGTTGTGCCGGGATTTGTTTTTTCAAAGGATTTTATCAACCTTACTGATCGGAAAAACTCATGTTTGACGCCATTCAATCAGCCGTGGACCTGATACTCAAGGGTGGGCCTGTCATGCTCCCCATCTTTTTATTTTCTCTGGGCGCGATGACCATCATATTCGAGCGACTCTATTATTTTCATAAACGCCGGGAAAACCCCGAACAACTTTTCAATGCGGTTCACTCCCTGATCTCCAGAGGGCAATGCGACCAAAGCCTTGAGGTCTGCAAAGAACATCCAGGCCCGGTCGGTCGCCTGCTGGAAACCGGCATTCAGAACCGCCACGTCTCCGAAAAAAAACTCGAAGAACTGCTGGATCTTTCCGCCCAAAGCGAACTCAAAAAAATGGGGAAATACACCCGCGCCCTTGAAGTCATCGCGACGGTTTCTCCCTTGATGGGTTTGCTGGGAACCGTGATCGGGATGGTTCAGGCCTTCAACAAGGTCGCTGAATATTCAGGGCAAGTCGAACCGAGCCTTCTTGCGGGCGGCATCTGGGTCGCCCTGCTAACGACTGCGGCGGGGCTGGCAGTGGCAATACCGGCGTCCATCATGTCGCATTATTTCGATCAGAAAATCGAAGCGGCGTCGGCCTCGCTCAGTCAGTTTGGTCAAAAGCTCATTCACGCTTTGGAGGAGGCTCCCTTTCGTCCCGCCAATGGCAAGCCGTCTCACCGACCGGAAACTCCCCAACTGGCGCACGCCTCCAGGTAAGATCCCATGCTTTCACAGGTGAAACCCAAGAGGAAATTGTCCAAGCTGGATATGGCGCCGCTCATTGACGTGGTTTTTCTGCTATTGATTTTTTTCATGCTGACCTTTGCGATTCAAAGCCAGGGGATTGAGATCAGCCTCCCTCAAGGGGAGTCGATGGAGGCGCCCAAGCTGGCTCCCATCACCATAAGCATGAACGACTCCATGGAACTCCGCATCGACGATCAACGCGTTGCCTTGAACGAGTTGAAAGATACCTTGTCCGCTCAGTTAAAAAAACGCGACGACAAAAGGGTTCTGATTGAGGCGCACAAAAACACGCCCTACGAGGGCTTCGCCAAAGTTCTCGACCTCTCCCGTCTGGCGGGAGCCGAGGGTTTTTCCATTGTGAAACAGGAAGGATAAAGTCATGTTCCGGGTAACAAAAAACGTCAAAACACCAGCCCGTCTGGATTTGGTGCCATTGATCAATATCGTGTTTTTACTGCTGATCTTCTTCATGCTCACCACGACGGCCATGAGCCAGAAGAATAAAATCGAGTTGCCCAAAGCGGAATCGGCGACGCTGAAAAACAAGACGCCCATTGTGATCGGCATCATTCCCGGCGATCAAATCGAACTGGACCGAACCATCGTAGCCATTGAAAGTCTGGGGCCTCTGCTCAAGGACAAAATTCAAGCGCAGGACAACAAGCTGATCGAAATCCAGGCCGACAAGTCCGTTAATTTCTCAATTTTCAGCCAGGTCGTCGAAGCGGCGCAGGAGGCGGGCGCGGCGGATTTCATCCTCGCCGCAGAACAAGCGCCACAGGACTCACAGCCTTCCTCATGAACGATACAATGCATCCCGAATCCACCCTGTACGCGGCGTTTGGCGCCGTCGGCGCCCACCTGCTTCTATTCGTCATCGCCGGTTCGATTGTTTTGAACCAGCCCCCCACCCCCCTGCCACCGCCAAAACCTTACAAGCTTGAAATGATCGAGCCGCCCCCAGTTCCTCCCGCCAAAAAACCCGAGGCGCCGCCTGCTCCTGCAAAACCCCAGCCTCCCACCGCTCTACCCCGACAGGCGAAACTTGAGATCAGCGAAGCGGTTCCCCTAACCGACCCCAGCGCTCCAAAGGTCATGAAACCTCTTCCCGTCGACCCCACGACGCCGCAACAGGCCATCCAGATCAATACGGAAGTCGCGCGCATCACGCCTCCAGACGTCAAAATGCCGCAACGCGTTCTGTTCGAGAAAACCATTCACACCTCACGAACCGGCTCGCTTCAAGTATCTCAAACAAATCCCTCCCTTGCCGCCAGCGCCAATCAATGGCAACCGCGAACGCAAACCGTCGTGGTCGCATCTTCGGGAGCGCGCAAAGGCAGTTCCCTGATCTCCGGAAGCGGACCGACGGGCCTAGCGGTTCCCATCCAAACCGCCAGGAAATTTTCTCCCGAACCATCGACAGGTAAAACAAAAGGCATCGCCAGAACGCGCATGGTTTCGGCCGACAGCAAGATTGTGGAAACAGGCTTTCTCAAGTCGCGACCCGCGCCAGCCATGCAGGGAGGCAACGCGCTGGATGGGTACGCTCAGGGCATCAAACAAAAAATTGAATCAGAAAAAAAATACCCGCCGCGAGCGAAACGGCTTGGCAATGAAGGAACGGTTGTGATCCGTTTCACAATTCTAAAAAATGGAAACATCACGGACATTGAGATGGTCTCCGGATCGAAATACAAAAGCATCAACGAAGCCGCCCTGAAGGCGGTCAGGAAGGCGGCCCCCTTCCCTCACCTGCCGGACGAAATCGGGCGGGACTCGTTGAAACTGGTTTTACCGTTTAATTTTGAACTCACCAGATAACAGATAATACTCAACCTTTATTCAGGAAAAAATTCATGCCCAGGACCCATCAAATCGCGAGCGCCGTATTAGCCACCTGTCTTGCATGGAGCGGTCAATCCTTCGCCGCAGTCACCGAACTCGACTCCAATTTCGACGGCAAGGTCGACCAATGGCATCACCTGTCCGAAGACAAAAAGGTCGTTAAAGTGGAGCATGACGCAGATTTCAACGGCCAGGTGGATCAAGTCGAGTACTTTGACGACGCCAACAATCTTACCAAAGTCAGCTTCGACCGCAATCAGGACGGCACAATGGATCATTTTCAATTTTACAATGCAGACGGTTCGCTGGCGCGCACCGAAAAATCCAACAAAATGGACGGTAAAATTGACTCCAAAGAATTCTACGGCCCCAATGCTAAAATCAGGAAAGTCGAATTTGACGCAAACGGCGACGGCAGTTTTGATACGACTCAATTCTATGACGACAACGGCGTACTGACCCACCTGGAAAAGGATACAAACAATAACGGCCAAATCGACCGCTGGAGTTATTTCAAAGCGAACAAGGAAATTGACTATTCCGCTTTCGACACCACCGGCAACGGCAAACCCGATCAATGGCAATATTTTTCAGGCGGTAACACCATCAGCAAGGTTGACTACGATACCAACTCGGATGGCGAGGCGGATCGTTGGGAAATATTTGAGGAAGGAAAACTTAATAAAATTGAGCTGGATCGCAACTTCGATGGCAAAGCCGACCAGATCATCAATCAGTAGAGAAACGAACCAGAAGCGGGGGCTTGAAATAAGACCTGAGTCTTTCAATCTGTGAGAGAAGGAGCAAAGCCGCTACAGGTTGATGCGTAAGAATAAAAGGATTGGAAATTAATAATCAGTAAAGGACGCGAATAGAACCCAGTCGCTGGATGTCCATCTGCAATGTGCGGGCGATGATTTCGGGAGCCAGATCGAGGCTGTCAATATTGTAAGTGGCCGTGAGCCGCTTTTCCAAAAAGTCGCGATTGGCTACGATAAGTGTTCCGGGAAGGTAACGATTGATTTCCGAAACCACTTCTTCCAGCGGCGTTCCGCTGAACACCAATTGACCCTGGGCCCAGTCAGCGGGTAAGGTTCTTTGCTCTATGG
This window of the Candidatus Nitrohelix vancouverensis genome carries:
- a CDS encoding energy transducer TonB, which gives rise to MNDTMHPESTLYAAFGAVGAHLLLFVIAGSIVLNQPPTPLPPPKPYKLEMIEPPPVPPAKKPEAPPAPAKPQPPTALPRQAKLEISEAVPLTDPSAPKVMKPLPVDPTTPQQAIQINTEVARITPPDVKMPQRVLFEKTIHTSRTGSLQVSQTNPSLAASANQWQPRTQTVVVASSGARKGSSLISGSGPTGLAVPIQTARKFSPEPSTGKTKGIARTRMVSADSKIVETGFLKSRPAPAMQGGNALDGYAQGIKQKIESEKKYPPRAKRLGNEGTVVIRFTILKNGNITDIEMVSGSKYKSINEAALKAVRKAAPFPHLPDEIGRDSLKLVLPFNFELTR
- the ilvB gene encoding biosynthetic-type acetolactate synthase large subunit; the encoded protein is MSSQKTIKARKSPAKKTKTSAKQPIMKGRDIIVKSLENEGVEVVFGYPGGTSMEIHQGLTLSKKIRMVLPRHEQGGSFAAGGYARSTGKVGVCMATSGPGALNLLTGIMDAKMDSIPLIAITGQVPSPVLGSDAFQETDIMGSTFPLVKHSYLIQDINEIPRVIHEAVTIATTGRPGPVLIDIPKNVQQQETVPNFEVEFNCPGYKPNLTPSPFQIKKAVHAIREAKRPLIYAGGGIISGEASKELREFVKKTGIPITTTVMGLGAYPSEDPLSLRMLGMHGAVYANIAINHADLVIALGIRFDDRVTGKLSEFCKDARFIHVDLDPAEINKNIVVDIPIQGDVKQALKMMNDQVSLKDDIKPWIKQVNAWKKEFPFDYTIHKDDIVPQHVITELRKLADPDAVLSVGVGQHQMWSAQFWDFYEPRQWLCSSGLGAMGFGLPAAMGAQVALPDRQVINIDGDGSFLMNIQELQTCKIENIPVKNVVLNNAHLGMVAQWEDRFYKSLRGHTFLGDANFAEIAHAFGIKAESISKPEEIKPALKRMLKHKGPYVLDVKYPYNDKSRGHVMPMIPSNHTYLDTLLDEKHSLREYWKKKGLVKD
- a CDS encoding MBL fold metallo-hydrolase codes for the protein MVQLAVRGLLVGLVMAASVAWADESKAPHVSNPLTNIYTIAHGGVDSNSTFIITSEGVIVVDTGTTPKEAQAVMDEISKRTDLPVVYTINTHHHGDHVFGNQVFRDGRTIIAHKNVHRFLAGVRGKEHLDLFKTFGIAGMDEVKVTPPNLVYEGMLEIFLGGYHLRLDHQGRGHTDGDTFIFMPHMQAVITGDLVFNQKIPYMGDAYVEDWINSLDYLENLHAETYIPGHGEVGGKPIVIAMKHYLINLRTWVKDEIQKGHSLKEAQENVGPKIKERYAHWKQHDWIDANIERAYTEYSLAGMAGTEN
- a CDS encoding MotA/TolQ/ExbB proton channel family protein, with amino-acid sequence MFDAIQSAVDLILKGGPVMLPIFLFSLGAMTIIFERLYYFHKRRENPEQLFNAVHSLISRGQCDQSLEVCKEHPGPVGRLLETGIQNRHVSEKKLEELLDLSAQSELKKMGKYTRALEVIATVSPLMGLLGTVIGMVQAFNKVAEYSGQVEPSLLAGGIWVALLTTAAGLAVAIPASIMSHYFDQKIEAASASLSQFGQKLIHALEEAPFRPANGKPSHRPETPQLAHASR
- a CDS encoding biopolymer transporter ExbD, whose product is MFRVTKNVKTPARLDLVPLINIVFLLLIFFMLTTTAMSQKNKIELPKAESATLKNKTPIVIGIIPGDQIELDRTIVAIESLGPLLKDKIQAQDNKLIEIQADKSVNFSIFSQVVEAAQEAGAADFILAAEQAPQDSQPSS
- a CDS encoding Ppx/GppA family phosphatase, with the translated sequence MKRAASIDIGSNTIRLLIGEETGAANFRQLDSLRAITRLGEGMDTEKRLLPHRIDATLKALAEFRACCQSYGDMPILAVATSAVREANNRAEFLRRAKEEAGVEIKIIPWEEEARLTLTGVFQTLPNTGKTALVFDIGGGSTEFILCENGEAVQSVGTRLGVVRLTERFITKHPVVETEYAALDEFLSHELGEVKRQLNAFDPQLTIGTAGTVTTLAAIDGNIVPYDPAKIHGYEIPLERIEAIQNRLKSQTLEQRILLPALEKGREDLIIAGVAITLNVLKTFSTPLLTVSENGLREGILLEALKTA
- a CDS encoding biopolymer transporter ExbD, whose product is MLSQVKPKRKLSKLDMAPLIDVVFLLLIFFMLTFAIQSQGIEISLPQGESMEAPKLAPITISMNDSMELRIDDQRVALNELKDTLSAQLKKRDDKRVLIEAHKNTPYEGFAKVLDLSRLAGAEGFSIVKQEG